A DNA window from Pomacea canaliculata isolate SZHN2017 unplaced genomic scaffold, ASM307304v1 utg86_pilon, whole genome shotgun sequence contains the following coding sequences:
- the LOC112556046 gene encoding uncharacterized protein LOC112556046, with protein sequence MVIPETSNCQSTDMNMERRRYGTFSLNMNDWMNNWSPRSSPCRLAKEGYFYDFFLRRVRCYNCGHAPWGHRVDCTRHLHNVPFALLREEQALQLRRHVQLVAEEEDSTGAPNHW encoded by the exons ATGGTAATACCGGAGACAAGCAACTGTCAGTCGACTGACATGAATATGGAGCGCCGACGATACGGAACCTTTTCACTCAACATGAATGACTGGATGAATAACTGGTCCCCTCGGTCATCACCATGCAG ACTCGCCAAGGAAGGATACTTTTACGATTTTTTCCTCCGGAGGGTTCGGTGCTACAACTGTGGGCATGCGCCTTGGGGTCACAGAGTTGACTGCACCAGACACCTGCACAACGTGCCCTTTGCCCTGCTCCGAGAAGAGCAAGCTCTTCAGCTCCGGCGCCATGTCCAGCTGGTCGCCGAGGAGGAAGATTCCACAGGAGCCCCGAACCACTGGTGA